The genomic segment GCACCTGGTCGGCGCCGGGGCGATGGACGTCGACGGCACGCGGTACTCGGGTGTCCTCATCGGACCGGACGTGCTGCCCGCGCCACTCGGCCGGGTGGCTGCCCGGTTCGGCCTGCGGGTGGGCGAGGCGCTCGCGGCTTCCGGCTATCGCGGCTGGTTCGACGTCGATTTCGTTCCGGCCCCGGCGGGCAGGCTCGCGCCGACCGAGATCAACTGCCGGGTCACCGGCCCGGCCATCGCTTTCTGCCTGCAAGCCAGGTTGAACCGGGTGCACGGCGCGCCGTGGCTGGTCCGGACCTGCGACCGGCTCCGGCTGGGCGCCCGGCTACCGGAAGACCTGCTCTACGACCACGTCCGCGCACTCACCCGGGCGTGCGCCGAACTGGGCGCGGTGCTGGTGCCGACCATCCCGTCGGCCGGTTTCGCCGAGGACCCCACCCTCGGCGTCGCGCTCGCCGCCAGGGACCGGGAAACGCTGCGGCTGGCGGAAAACCTGGTCGTCTCGTCGAGCGCGGACCTCGGCCGGATGTTCGGCACCACCGGCTACCCGGCCGGGTAGTCGAGGCCGGTGGACAGCAGGTCGAACGCCTGCCCGAGCAGTTCGGATTCCGGCGCCTGATCGCCCGCGGCCCGCCAGGCGACGATCGTCGTCTGCACCGCGCACAGCGCCACCGAGGCGACCAGGTGCGGCCGGCGATCCACCGCCGGGTCGACCCCCATCCGCGCACCGACCAACCGCGCCACCGCGTCGATCCGGGCGGCCCCCCGCTCGGCACGCGCGGCCGCCAGCGCCGGGCTGAGCAAGATCAGCTGCTGGAGGCTGTGGAAGCGCGCTTCGGTCTCATAGGTCCGCACGACTTCGACCGCGGCCGTCCGCATCGCGGTCAGCACCGGCAGGTCGGCCGGTTGCGCGGCGAACGCCTCGAGCACCGCGGAGATCTGCTCGTCCGCGAGCGCCAGCGCGACATCCTCCTTCGAGGTGAAGTACCGGAAGAACGTCCGCGACGAAACCTCCACGGCTTCGGCGATCTGGTCGACGGTCGTGGCCTCGAAGCCGTGGGCGCAGAACAACTCGTGGGCCGCGTCGATCAGCGCCTCGCGGGTGCGCCGCTTCTTCCGTTCGCGCAGGCCGAGCTCGTCCATGCCGGTCAGCATAGGGCAGTCGTGTCAGGGCGCAGCTTTTGACAGTTGACGCCAAGTGTCACCGACTGACAAGATGATGACATGCCGAAGCCACCCGTACCGACGTCCCGCTACTGGAAGCTGCACCGCCAGTTGGCGCGGCTCAACACGTTCCTGTTCCGCAGGACCCGCGGCAAGGTGGGCGGGTCGTTCCTCGGCGGCGCGCCCGTGCTGCTGCTCGACCACGTCGGCCGCAGGTCCGGCCAGGCCAGGACCAGCCCGCTGATCTACCTCGACGACTCGCCACGGCTGGTCGTCGTCGCCTCGAAAGGCGGCGTGGACGCCCATCCGGCGTGGTTCCACAACCTGATGGCGATGGCGGCCACCGAGGTCGAACTGCCCGGCGGCGAACGACGGCGAGTCCGTCCGCGCGTGGCCGAAGGTGCGGAACGGGCCCGCCTGTGGGAACGAGCGGTGGCGATCTACCCGGCCTACGCGAACTACGCGACCTACACCGAGCGGAAGATCCCCGTGGTCGTGCTCGAACCCGGCGCGTGACCAGAACGACTTTGGTGAACAACGGCGACGACGATCGCCGGCAGCGTCGGCCGCCCGGCCGTCCCTAGCGTCGGACTCGTGCTCAAACTCCTGCTACCACTTCTCCTGCTCGCTCCCCCGCACGCGGCCGAGCCCGCGAAATCCCTGGACTGGCAACCGTGTCCCGGTGACGGCGTGGTCGCGATGGACTGCGCGGACCTCGCCGTGCCGATCACCCCGCACAGCGGCCGGACCATCACGCTGAAGATCGCCCGCCTGAAAGCCACCGGCCCCCGCAAGGGCTCGGTCCTGGTCAACTTCGGCGGTCCCCAGGGGCAGCAGATCGCGGCCATGCGGTCCCGGCCGCAGATCTTCGAGCGGATCCGCGCCTCCATGGACGTGCTCACCTGGGATCCGCGCGGCTACCCCGGCTTGAGCGGCCCGGCGCTGGACTGCGACTGGGGGTTCCTCCGCACGCCGCGCTTTCCCGCCGACCAGGCCGGGTTCGACCAGCTCGCCGCCGCCAACCGCGCCAGGGCCGACCGGTGCCGTACCACCGATCCCGCCCTTTTCGACCATATGGATTCCGGCAGCGACGCCCGGGACATCGAGGCCATCCGGGTCGCGCTCGGCGAGCGGCGGGTGAACTTCATCGGCACCTCGTACGGCGGCGTGCTCGGGCAGGCCTACGCGCGGCAGTACCCGCACCGGGTGCGCACCCTCTACGTCGACGGCACCGGCAACCACAGCGCCCGCGACTGGGAGCGCGAACTCGACGCCATCGCCCGGGACAACGAGACCTTCGTCCGGCGGTTCCTCGACTGGGCCGGGCCCGGCACCGAGCGGCGCTGGCAGGCGTTGATCGCCCAGGCCGCGCGGGAACCGATCCCGGCCGCGAACACCACCTACGACGGCACCCAACTCCAGGCGCTCGCGTTCTTCAAGATCCGGCGAGGCCCCGGCCAGTGGACCCCGCTGCTCAACGCCATCACCGCGGCCGAAGCCGGTGACGCGTCCGGTTTCGTCCCCGATTCCAGCGATCCGAACCCGGGCGTGCCCGGCGGCGGGGTGAAGGAGTGCCTGGACTTCCCGCGGGCCGACCACCGGCAGAGCGCGCGGACCGCCGAACGGCTGCGCCGGATCGCCCCGAACACCGGTGCGTCGTTCCCGCTCGCCTGGCACCTGCCGCTGACCTGCGCGGGCTGGCCCGCACCGGTCACCAACCCGCCGTCGCCGCTGCCCGCGACGCTGCCGCCGTTGCTGGGCGCGGGAACCTGGCAGGACCACGCACCCACGAAACGGGTGACCGGCCAGGTTCCCGGCAGCCGCACCATCCGCCACGACGGCCCGGGGCACAACCTGTTCGCGGGCATGGCGAACGCCTGCGTGATCGACCACGTCAGCCGTTACGTCGCCGACCGCGAACTGCCACCCGCGGACGCGCTCTGCCCGTGACGGCTACGCCTTCATCAGGATGAAGTCGCCGTGGCCGCCGTAGCCCAGGACCGGTTCGGCGTACTGCGTGCCGTTGAACGTCGGCAACCACCAGGAACCGTTGACGCGGACCAGCATCGGGTGCGGGATGTTGGTGCCGTACGGGGCGTCGAGGGTGCCGAGCTTGCGCATCTTCAGGTCGTACACCGGGTACTGGCGGGCGTCCCCGTCGCTGGCGAGCAGGTACCAGCGGCCGCCGATCTTCTGCAGGATGGTGCCTTCGGTCTGGTCGACCGTCAGGTCGGCGCCGACCAGCCGGAGGCCCTCGGTGTAGTCGGCACCGCGGGGGCCCGCCGCGAGCGCGGGGTGGAACACGAACGCGGGCTGCTGGGCGGGGCTTTCCACGAAGCCGAGGTGCCAGCGGCCGTCGATCTTCGTCAGCGCGGGGTCCCAGGAACTGACCTCGGTGGGCAGGGGCAGCCGTTCGGTGGGCAGGACGTGGACCCCGGACAGCACGTTCGCGCGGGTGGTGGCGTGGCGGATGTGCACCCCGTTGAACGCGAAATCACCCCACGAGCTCATCAGGAGGATGAACCGGCGCCGCTCGTCGTCGTAGACGATCTGCCCGGCGTGATCGCCGAGCACGACGCCGTCGCGGGCGAAGAACAGCGTCGCGACCTGTTCGAGCTTCGTCGGGTCGGCCAGGTCGAGGGTCCACACCGCCCAGTGCGCCTGCTGGAAGAAGCCCAGCCCCGCGTTGGTCATCGTCAGGTACAGCTTGCCGTTCTTGATGTAGGGCCTGCCGTCGGCGTGCTGGACGACGTGCGGGTCGCGCACCCCGGCCTGGCCGTAGTAGCCGGCCCGCACCCGGCCGAGCAGCGCGGAACCGCCGCCGCGCCCGCCGTAGGCATAACTCAGGTTCCCCAGCACCTGCGGGTCGCGCAGGTCGATGCGGGCGCGGACCTGGTCCCGTTCGGTGAGCAGGGGCTGCCACCCGGTGCCGGTCCCGGTCGTGTCCGCCAGCACGGTCACCGCGTTCTCGTTGACCACCACGGCGAAGGTGAACGGCGCCTTGAGCGCGGCGGGAGCGGCCTTGACCACGCTGGTCGTCCCGCCCGTGGTGACCTCGATGCTGACCGTGCCGGTCCCGGCGTCGTAGGCGCCCAGCACGGACCCGTTGTCGCCCGCGAGCCCGGCGACAACCCCGGCCTCACCGTCCAGCCGCCGGACCTCGACGGTGACCGTGCCGAACGGCGCTCTGGGCCGGACACCGGTGGTGACCAGGGTGCCGCGGGCATTTTGCCGCGGCGTCACCGCCGAGTCGTACTGGACGAACTTCGGCGCGATCAGGTCGAAGGGCCGGAACTGCTCGGTGACGGAGAAGTGCAGGTCGAACGGGGTCCCGGCGTGGTTCTCGGTGGACGCGCCGGCGGCGGTGCTGCCGAGCAGGCTCGTCGCCGCACCGGTCACCCCCAGCAGCGACAAACCACGCAGGACGTTGCGCCGGTCGATTCCGTGCTCGCTCACGATGACCTCCGGTAGGGGATTTCGGGGAGCCGCGGGGCCGGCGTGCCCGAGCACGCCACGGTCACCGCGGAGCGTTCGCCGTCGCCCGGCCGGCGGCGGTGCGCACTCAGCTTGCAACGTGGCATGCCGCGTGGCAAGAGCCAGTTCCCCAGCGCCCGGCGCCCGGTCAGAACAGGGGCGTGAAGTGGACCCGGAAGTTCAGGTTCGGCCGCCTGCTGGAGGAAGCCGCCACCCAGTACTCCCCCGCCCGCACGATTCCGCCGGCGTAGGAGTCCTGCGAACCGCGTGAATTCACCACGCCCACCACCCTGGTCGGCGGGTTGTGCGGGCCCACGAGGAGCTGCACCTTGGCCGTCCGGCCGGTGACGAAGTAGACCGCCACGAACCCGCTGGATTCGGCCCGGTACAGGGTGTCGAGCCGGCCTTCGAAGCCCTCACCGCGCGGGGCGGTCCTGGCTTCCGAGGCGTCGGCCCGCGCGGTCAGCGTCTGGACCATGCGCTCCAACTCGGCGATCCGCCGCTCCAGGGCCTCCTGTTGTTCAGCGCCGAACATGCGACCTCCGGTCCCGCTCACGGTATCGACCGGCAACCGTAGCGGATTCGGCGGACGGAGACGCCGCGTCGAGCGCGCAGTCCTCATCGCGAGACACGGGGGCCGACACCCAGCACGAGCGCCGCCCCGGCCGCGAACGCTGCGGCCAGCCACATCACCGCGGTGGTCCCGGCGGCGTCGGCGGTCAGCCCGCCGACCAGCGCGCCGAGAGCGATCGCCGCGTTGAACACTCCGGCGAACAACGCGGATGCCGCTTCCCTCGCCTGCGGTGCGGCCGCGAGCATCCAGGACTGGGCCGCCACCGACACACCGCCGTAAGCCAGGCCCCAGACCACCAGCAACCCCGCCGCCGCCAGCGCGGTCAGCCCCAGAATCGGGACCAGTGCCATCGTGACCGCCAGCGTCCCCCCGAGCACCAGCAACGTGATCCGCGGTGACCGGGCCGCCGCGGCGCCCGCGGCGAAGTTGCCCGCGACCCCGGCCAGCCCGTAGACCAGCAGGAGCGTGCCGATCAGCCCGGCGTCCACTCCGGACAGTTCCTCGAGCACCGGCCGGACGTAGGTGTAGGCGGCGAAGTGCCCGGTGACCACCAGTGCCACCACGATCAGCCCGGTGCGCACCCGCGGCGCACCGGCCAGCCGCAGCACCGCGCCCAGCCGGACGTCCCCTTCGGCGGGCAACGGCGGCAGCGTCAGTGCCAGCGCGGCCAGCACCAGCAGCGACAGTCCACCGGCACCGGCGAAAGCGGCTCGCCAGCCTGCCAGCTCGCCGAGGAAGGCGCCTGCGGGAACGCCCAGCACGGACGCCACGGCGATACCGCTGAAGATCAGCGAGGTCGCGGACGCGGCGGATCGCGGCGGGACCAGCCGACCGGCCAGGCTCGCCGCGACCGCCCACACCCCGCCCATGCCGACGCCCACCAATACCCGGGCCAGTAGCAGGACGCTGATCGCGGGTGACCAGGCCGCCAGCAGGTTCCCCGCCGCCAGCAGCGCCAGCAGTGCACACAGGACGGTCCGCCGGTCGAACCGCCCGAGCATCGGAATGAGCGACGGCGCGGAGATCGCCGCGACCAGGCCGGTGACGGTCAGCGTCAAGCCCGCCGTGCCTTCGGTGACCGCCAGGTCGTGGCTGATCGGGGTCAGCAGCCCCACCGGGAGCATCTCCGAGGTGACCACGGTGAAGGTGGCCCCGGCGACCGAGGCCACCGCGGGCCAGCCGCCTTTGCGGCGGGTGGGTGCTTTCTGCGTCATGGGTCCCAGGCAACCGCCGCCCGCGGCGGGGAACAACGGCCGATGTCTCATCCTTCTATGAGCAGGACTACTGGATCCGGGTGAGGGGAACCGATGGAGTTTCGCGAACTGGAGGCGTTCCTGGTGCTCGCCGAGGAACTGCACTTCGGGCGCGCCGGGGAACGGCTCTACGTGTCCCAGAGCCGGGTCAGCCAGTTGCTCCGGTCGCTGGAAGGGCGGATCGGCGCGCCGTTGCTCGAACGCACGAGCCGCCGGGCGGAGCTGACGCCGCTCGGGGAGAAGTTCCTCGCCGAACTGCGCCCCGCCTATGGCGCGCTGCAGGCCGCCGTCGACCACGCACGCGCCACCGTGCGGGGTGTCGCCGGGGTGCTGCGCGTCGGGTTCCAGGGCGTCATCGACGACCACCTCGCAACGGCCATCGCCGGGTTCGAGGAGCGGCACCCCGGCTGCGCGGTGGACCTCACCGAAATCCCGCTCGCCGATCCGTTCGGCGCACTCCGCCGCCGCGAGGTGGATGCCGCGGTGGTGCTGTTGCCGGTGGAGGAACCGGATCTCACGCTGGGCCCGGTTTTCTCGCGACAGCCGCAAGTTCTCGCGGTTTCACCGCGGCATCCCTTTGCTGACAAGGAGTTCGTCACGGCCGAGGAGCTGGCCGGGTGCCCCCTGATCGGGGTCCACGGCTCGGCGCCGGAGTACTGGCGCCGAGCCCAGGCCCCCGGCACCACCCCCGGTGGCCATCGGATCCCGCGTGGGCCGACCGCCGGGACCCTGCAGGAAGGCATGGGCCTCGCCGCCGCGGGCCGGGGAGCGATGCTGCTGTGCCGCTCCACGGCCGAGCACCAGGGACAGCGGGCTTCGGTGGTTTTCGTGCCGGTCACCGGCTTGCCGGAGTCGGTGCTCGGCGTGGTCTGGCGCACCGAACACCACACCGGCGCGGCGCACGCGTTCGCCGAAGAGATCGCCGTCGCCGAGAGACAGGCTTAGCGCTGTTACAGGGCGCCGATGAGGGTTTCGAGGTCTTTCCCGGTGGTGGCGAACTCGCCGCGGCGTGCTGCCTGGACCATGTCGAGCAGCATGGTGGCCTGGAACGCGGGCATGCCGTGGTCAATCAGGGTGGCCGTCCACTCGGGATCCTCGGCGACGACGCGGCGGATGGTGCGTCCGGTGAGGTCCGTGATGAGGGCGGCGATGTCGTCGAGGTCGGCGTGCGCCGTCCATGACACGGGGCCGTCGGCCGGGGCGACGAGTTCGCCGGTTTCCAGCGCCTGACCGAGCAGGAGTGGAATGGTGCCGGCTCGGTGGCGGAGTGGCTGGACCGGGGGCTAAGCGGCCAAGTCCAGCCACTTCCCGATGGGCAGCGCGTGTGCGCGGCTTCCGGCGTGCGTGCGGAACTCGGTCTCCGGGTCGGAAACCTCGACGTAGCCCGCGATCTTGTCCGGCTGCTCCGTCTCGTAGTGCATCGGCACCGCGTATCGGGCATCGAGGATTTCCGCGGCCGCGGCGGCCTGCTCCGGGTCCATCGCGGCGGGCAGCGGGCTCGGCGGCTGGAGGTGCGGCGCGTCGACCACCGCGCCGTTGGCGGGCAGGAACACCGCGTCGAACGGGCTGAACCGGCGCGCGACGAGCCACCAGTAGCCGTGGAACATCGTGTCGCCGCCGTGGAAGATCCGCTGACCGCCGGCCTCCACCACCCAGTTCAGCTGCGGGTCACCGAGCCCGTCGACGGCCGGGACCGCGGTGACGCGGAACGGCCCGATTTCCCTGGTGTCCCAGGCATTCACGATCTCGGCAGCCAGCCGGTGCGAAATCAGCTCGCGCTCGGCGGGCAGGGTCGTCACGTTGTCCACCTCGTCGCCGTGGCCGGGCGCCGGGCGGAGCACCGGCGCCTCCGGCGCCAGCACCTCCGCGAGCGCGGCCGCGTCGGTGTGGTCCCGGTGCAGGTGGGTGACCAGCGCGGCGGTGACCGTCCCGCCCGGCACCGCCAGCCCGTCGCCGGGCTTCCAGCCGGTGAACAGCGGCGAGAGGTCCCGCACGTAGTCGATGACCAGCCGCCCCTCCCCCGCTTCGAGCTCCAGTCCGGCCCAGCCCAGTCGTCGCACCCGCATCTCGCACTCCCTCGTCCCGGTGATTGCGGCGAACTTAGCGTACGCGCGTTCACTAAATCAATAGCGAACGCGCGTACGCTATCCTCATCGCATGTCACCGCGACGCTCAGCGGCCGAAGCGCTGGTCACCCGGGGCCGGATCCTTGGCCGAGCCGCCGAGATCGCCTCCGAAGAGGGGCTCGACGGCATCACCATCGGCCGCCTCGCCGAGGAACTGGAGATGAGCAAGTCCGGCGTGCACAAGCACTTCGGCACCAAGGAGGCGCTGCAACTCTCCACATTGGACAAGGCGTTCGTGGACTTCTGGCACCGGGTGGTCGAGCCCGCGCTGGCCGAGCCGCCGGGCCTGCGGCGGCTGCGTGCGGTGTGCGCCAACTCCGTGGACTACCTGGAAGCGCCACTGCTGCCCGGTGGCTGCCTGATGACCGCGGCGCTGTCCGAGTACGACGGCCGCCCCGGCCGGGTCCGCGACGCGGTGGCCGAGGTGTGGTCGCGCTGGCGCGAACAACTGCGGACGGACCTGACCGCGGCGGTGGACAACGGCGAACTGCCCGGCGGGTTCGACGTCGACCAGGCGCTGTTCGAGATCATCGCCGCCGGGCTGGCGCTGAACGCGGCCATGCAGCTCCAGCACGACCAGGCCGCCGCGGGGCGGGCGCGCCGCGCGATCGACCACGCACTGGCACAAGCCTGACCGCGGGTCAGCGGTCGGTGCGCCGCAGTTCGATGACGGGGATGACCCGGTCGGTGTTGCGCTCGTACTCGCCGAACTGCGGCTGCACGGCGACCTGCTTGGCGTACACCTCGTCCCGTTCGGCACCGGAGAGCACCCGCGCGACGACGGGGAACCGCTCGGTGCCGAACTCGGCTTCGGTGTCCGGGTTGGCCACCAGGTTGTGGAACCACGCCGGGTGCTCGGGGCTGCCGCCCTTGCTGGCGAAGATGAAGAGCCGGTCGCCGTCGACGTACGGGACCAGCGGTGCCACGCGCTTCGTGCCCGTCTTGGCGCCGACGTGGTGCACGAGGACCAGTGGCATCCCCTCGGTGATCCCGCCGGCTTTCCCGCCGTTGGCGCGGAACTCGGCGATGACCTTGCGGTTCATCTCGTCGAAGTCGATCGTGTCGGTCATGTCCCGACCGTAGGGGACATGCCGTGGTCCGATCGATGCCTGAATCGGTCAAAAACATATCCGCTTGTCGCACTAGCATCGGTGTCATGGACTTGTTGGCTGACGTGCTGGCCGTCGGCGGCGTCCGCGGCACCGCCGGGGCACGCATCGAAGCGGGCGGCACCTGGGGGCTGGCGTGGCACGTCATCGGCGCCGCGGCCTTCTACGCCGTCACCTCGGGCACGGCGTGGCTGAGCCTGCCCGAGCGGGACCCGCGGCAGCTCATGCCCGGCGACGTCGTGCTGCTGCCGAGCGGGACCCCGCACGCGCTGACCGGCGCCCCCGGCACACCGGCCGCCACGTGCCCCCGCTGCGACGAGGCCATGGCCAACGGCAGCGCGTTGCGGGTGGGCGCGGGCGAGGTGCGGACCCACATCCTCGGCGCCACCTACGAATACGACCCCACGGTGACCACCCAGGTGATGGCGGCGCTGCCGCAGGTGCTGCACATCCGCGCCGACCACGGCGGCACCTGCCTGGACGACACCGTTCGGCTGCTCTCGCGGGAACTGGCGTACCCGCAGGTCGCCACCACGTTCGTGCTCAACCGGCTGGTCGACATCCTGCTGGTGCAACTGCTCCGGGTCTGGCTGGCGCGACGCCCGGACGAGGTGCGCGGGACCTGGCTCAGCGGGATCACCGACCCGGTGGTCGGCGTCGCGCTCGCCAAGCTGCACCAGGAACCGGCACGGACGTGGACGACCGAGTCACTCGCCGCCGAGCTGACCATCTCCCGCAGCACCCTGACGCGGCGCTTCCGGGCCGTGACCGGGTCCGCCCCCGCCGACTACCTGACGCGGTGGCGCATGGACCTGGCGGCGATCCGCCTGCGCGACACCGACGACACCCTCGACAGCATCGCCCGTTCCGTCGGCTACACCTCCGTGTACGCGTTCAGCCGAGCCTTCCGCCGGTCGCGATCGCAGGCGCCAGGCCAGTTCCGCAGCGCGGCGCGCGGCAGGCTAGCTTTGCCGGGGTGAGCCTCCTCGATGATGTGGCCGAGCGCGACGGCTGGCGCTGCTGGGTGTGCGACGAACCGGTCGACCCGGACATGTCGGTGAACGACCCGCGCGGGCCCAGCGTCGACAGCCGGACCGCCGACCGGAAGGCCAAGGTCGCCGAGCGGCTCGCGCACCGCGGGTGCAACACCCGCAAGGGCGCGGTCAAGGTGGTCATCGCCTGGCCCGACCGCCTGCATGTGGTGGACCCCGCGCCGCTGATCACCGTGGCCGGGCGGCTGGAGCGCAAGGGCGGCCGCGAGATGGTGGCCCGGTGCCCGACCGAGCAGGACGCCCAGGAAGCGGCGGACTGGCTGGTGGACCGGTTCTCCCGCCTGGTGCCGGGGCTGCCGGTGAGCGCCACTATCGAGGCGGGCGGCGGGCAGTTCCTCGTCATCCTGGCCGCCGGCCGCCGCTGACCCGGATCACCGGTTTTCCCCGCCCTTCGCCGGGTACCGCTTCGGGCATGGAACGCAGGACAGAGCAGCAGGCACCCCACCGCAAGACCGAAGCCGACGAATCCGGCACCGAGCAGGACGAACGGTCGGCGGAGAACGACGGCGCCCTTCCCGGTCAGCAGCGTGAGAACGCCAATCGCGAAGCCGCGGACGACCTGTACGAATAAGAGCCGCGCCGAATAGGGCGTTATACGGCCTGGTCCGGCGTGAGAAGCCGGGCGAGGTGCGGTGGATCCACCGAACGGTGGATGCGCGAATCAACCCTGGTCCAGCCGTCACAGTTGACGTGGCGGGGTGCGGTCCGCCCGTAACTTCGCCGCATGACGGCATTGGAAGTACGAAATCTGCACAAGCGCTACGGGCCGCACGTCGCCGTCGAGGACGTCTCTTTCACCGTTGAAGAGGGGGAGATCTTCGGCATCATCGGCCCCAACGGCGCCGGCAAGACGACCACCGTCGAGAGCATCGCCGGGCTGCGGACGCCCGACTCGGGCTCGATCTCCGTGCTGGGGTTCGACCCGATCAAGGACCAGGCGGAGGTGCGTGAGCGACTCGGCGTGCAACTGCAGGAAAGCAGCTTCCCGGACGCGATCAAGGTCGCCGAAGCGCTCGAGCTCTACAGCTCCTTCTACCGGAACCCCGCCGACTGGCGCGAGCTCCTGGAACTCCTGCAACTCACCGAGAAGCGCGACACGCACTACAAGGCCCTCTCGGGTGGGCAGAAGCAGCGGCTTTCGATCGCGCTCGCGCTGGTCGGGAATCCGGAGGTCGCGATCCTCGACGAGCTCACGACGGGACTGGACCCGCAGGCGAGGCGCGACACCTGGAGCCTCATCGAGCGGGTTCGCGACACGGGCGTCACGATCCTCCTCGTCACGCACTTCATGGACGAAGCGGAGCGCCTCAGCGACCGGATCGCCGTGATCGACGGTGGCCGGGTGGCCGCGGTGGATACGCCGGTGGGGTTGATCGCGCAGGCGAGCGCGGTGCAGCAGGTCCGATTCCGCGTGAGCCAGCCGCTGGACAGCAGTGTCCTGACCGAGCTGCCCGAGGTGACCGGGGTCGAGGTCGCCGAAGACCGCTGGCTGGTCACCGGCAGAGGACAGCTGCTCAGCAGCGTCGCCAGAGCTTTGGGCAGGGTGGAGGTCGTGGCGCACGATCTCCGCGTCGACCAGCGCAACCTCGACGACGCGTTCGTGGCCTTCACCGGACGCGCCCCGGAAGCTTCCGAGAGGAAGGCCGGCTGATGCGCGCGCTCCGGAAGATGATCGAGGTCGAGACGCGCCTCTTCCTCCGTGACTCCGCCACCGTCGGCTTCGGGGTGCTGTTCCCGACGGCACTCCTGCTCGGGCTGGCCGCCGTCCCGGCGCTCAGGGAGCCGACGCCGGAGACCGGCGGGCTCCGGCCCATCGACGTCTGGGCACCGACCGCACTGGTGTTCGGGATGGTGATGATCGCCGTGCAGCACGTTCCGGCGGTGATCGCGACGTACCGCGAGCGCGGCATCCTGCGCCGGATGTCGACCACCCCCGCGCACCCGCGGAGCGTCCTGCTCGCGCAGATGATCGTCGCGTTCGCCTCCGTGGTCGTCTCCGCGGTACTCATGATCTCGCTCGCGTGGGCGGTCCTGGGCATCGCGCCGCCCGGGCGGCCGGTGGAGTTCGTCGTCGCCTTCCTCGCCGGCTACGCGGCACTGCTCGGGATCGGCCTGATCTCCGCGGCCGTGGTCCGCACGAGCAGCGCCGCGAACCAGGTCGGCACCCTCCTGTTCGTCGCGCTGATGTTCTTCGGCGGGGCCTTCCTGCCCCGCGTCCTCATGCCCGACGTGCTGCGCGAGGTCGGCGAGTTCGTCCCGCCAGGGCTGCAGGCGCTCACCGAGGCGTGGTCCGCCGAAGCGGGCAAGATCACCGCCACCGCCGGTGGGCAGCCCTTCTGGCTCCAGATCGCCATAATGGCGGCTGTCGCGGTGATCGCGAGCGCGGTCGCGGCGAAGCTTTTCCGCTGGGAGTAGGGGTCGATGATGCGGCAAGCCGGGGCCGGTGCGCGCCCGAGCACCGGAACGCTCGGATCCGCCATCACGGACGAGGCGGAGCTCGCGAACCGCTCCCGCTTGGCCTGGCGGGAGGAGCAGCTGCGCGTCTGGGATCTCCTGCAGCTGGGCACGCCGTGGCTGCTGCTGACGATCTCGACGGTGATCTACCTCTCGCGGGTCCTCCCGGCCTCCGGTGAACGCTTCTGGCCCGAGGGCGCTTCCGTCCTCGGGCTGGTCGCGGTCACGGCGCTGTGGGTGCTGTTCGGGCAAACGCTGCCCATCAAGAGGCGGACGCTCCGGCCCGTGCCGGCGGGCATCTACTTCGCCGGGCTGCTGGCCTTGTGCGTCACCCTCATGGCTCACTCCGGCGTGTTCCTCGTCTTCACCATCGCGGGTTTCTTCCAGGCGTACTTGCTCAGGCCGTGGCCGTTGGGGTTGCTCGGGGTCCTGGCCACCTCCGTGGCCCTCAACGGCTCGGCGATGCGCGTGTGGGCCGGCCCGGGCCCGGAAGTGCTCGCGGAGTTCCTCCTCATCGTGGCCGTGCAGACCGCGGCGATCGGGGCGGGGATCCTGCTCACGGCGCGAAGCGAACCGGAGGAGCGCAAACGGGAGAAGCTCGTCGAACGACTCGAGGCGGCACTGCACGAGAACGCCGGGCTGCATGCGCAACTCATCGCCCAGGCCCGGGAATCCGGGGCGCAGGACGAG from the Amycolatopsis magusensis genome contains:
- a CDS encoding nitroreductase family deazaflavin-dependent oxidoreductase, encoding MPKPPVPTSRYWKLHRQLARLNTFLFRRTRGKVGGSFLGGAPVLLLDHVGRRSGQARTSPLIYLDDSPRLVVVASKGGVDAHPAWFHNLMAMAATEVELPGGERRRVRPRVAEGAERARLWERAVAIYPAYANYATYTERKIPVVVLEPGA
- a CDS encoding alpha/beta fold hydrolase produces the protein MLKLLLPLLLLAPPHAAEPAKSLDWQPCPGDGVVAMDCADLAVPITPHSGRTITLKIARLKATGPRKGSVLVNFGGPQGQQIAAMRSRPQIFERIRASMDVLTWDPRGYPGLSGPALDCDWGFLRTPRFPADQAGFDQLAAANRARADRCRTTDPALFDHMDSGSDARDIEAIRVALGERRVNFIGTSYGGVLGQAYARQYPHRVRTLYVDGTGNHSARDWERELDAIARDNETFVRRFLDWAGPGTERRWQALIAQAAREPIPAANTTYDGTQLQALAFFKIRRGPGQWTPLLNAITAAEAGDASGFVPDSSDPNPGVPGGGVKECLDFPRADHRQSARTAERLRRIAPNTGASFPLAWHLPLTCAGWPAPVTNPPSPLPATLPPLLGAGTWQDHAPTKRVTGQVPGSRTIRHDGPGHNLFAGMANACVIDHVSRYVADRELPPADALCP
- a CDS encoding MFS transporter, with product MTQKAPTRRKGGWPAVASVAGATFTVVTSEMLPVGLLTPISHDLAVTEGTAGLTLTVTGLVAAISAPSLIPMLGRFDRRTVLCALLALLAAGNLLAAWSPAISVLLLARVLVGVGMGGVWAVAASLAGRLVPPRSAASATSLIFSGIAVASVLGVPAGAFLGELAGWRAAFAGAGGLSLLVLAALALTLPPLPAEGDVRLGAVLRLAGAPRVRTGLIVVALVVTGHFAAYTYVRPVLEELSGVDAGLIGTLLLVYGLAGVAGNFAAGAAAARSPRITLLVLGGTLAVTMALVPILGLTALAAAGLLVVWGLAYGGVSVAAQSWMLAAAPQAREAASALFAGVFNAAIALGALVGGLTADAAGTTAVMWLAAAFAAGAALVLGVGPRVSR
- a CDS encoding TetR family transcriptional regulator, producing MDELGLRERKKRRTREALIDAAHELFCAHGFEATTVDQIAEAVEVSSRTFFRYFTSKEDVALALADEQISAVLEAFAAQPADLPVLTAMRTAAVEVVRTYETEARFHSLQQLILLSPALAAARAERGAARIDAVARLVGARMGVDPAVDRRPHLVASVALCAVQTTIVAWRAAGDQAPESELLGQAFDLLSTGLDYPAG
- a CDS encoding MBL fold metallo-hydrolase, which produces MRVRRLGWAGLELEAGEGRLVIDYVRDLSPLFTGWKPGDGLAVPGGTVTAALVTHLHRDHTDAAALAEVLAPEAPVLRPAPGHGDEVDNVTTLPAERELISHRLAAEIVNAWDTREIGPFRVTAVPAVDGLGDPQLNWVVEAGGQRIFHGGDTMFHGYWWLVARRFSPFDAVFLPANGAVVDAPHLQPPSPLPAAMDPEQAAAAAEILDARYAVPMHYETEQPDKIAGYVEVSDPETEFRTHAGSRAHALPIGKWLDLAA
- a CDS encoding LysR family transcriptional regulator, with the protein product MEFRELEAFLVLAEELHFGRAGERLYVSQSRVSQLLRSLEGRIGAPLLERTSRRAELTPLGEKFLAELRPAYGALQAAVDHARATVRGVAGVLRVGFQGVIDDHLATAIAGFEERHPGCAVDLTEIPLADPFGALRRREVDAAVVLLPVEEPDLTLGPVFSRQPQVLAVSPRHPFADKEFVTAEELAGCPLIGVHGSAPEYWRRAQAPGTTPGGHRIPRGPTAGTLQEGMGLAAAGRGAMLLCRSTAEHQGQRASVVFVPVTGLPESVLGVVWRTEHHTGAAHAFAEEIAVAERQA